The nucleotide window AGCTATTTTAGCCAAGTCTCCCGGTTTTGTTCAATCGGAGTTGAAACGTAAAGCTGAAAATGCTAACGGTTCATTTAATCTCTTTTCTACTCAAAAAACTGCATTATCTCAAACTCATTTAACAGGTTCTAGAGTTAAAAAATCTTTATCCCAAAGAATTCATGTAGATGAAACTGGAGTAATAATGCACCGTGATTTATTCTCTGCATATTTGAGTAGATTTGTTAATGACGAAGATAACCTTCTATTGCATTTTGCTGTCGAACAGTGGAAAAGGTCGGAGCCGGTCTTGTTACAGGCATGGAAGGAATTTCAAATAAACTGCAAACAAGTAAGCGCGTCTGAAAGTAGGCTGTGTCATTCATCCTCGGAGCAGTTCTGTACAAAGCTAGAAAAAGATATCCAAATAGCCAATCTTTTAAGATTAGGGCGACAAGATATCTCAAGTTTCTAAGCCTGATTCCGCGCATCTTCAGAGCGCGGAGTGGCTCAATTAACCCCTCTTAGAATCAAGCAAGTGTTATTAGTACGAAGGTAGATTATTTTTCCACCAGCGATACCACTCAACCCATGCAGTCTCTAATTTTTGGTATTCATCTTCTAAATCTTTTTCTAAGACTAACAGATAAGGGTCATAATTACTAATAGGAACAGACATCAGAGTCCATAAACAGCGACCATCAAATAAATCTTCTTGTCCGATGAGCCATAAAAAAGTCCGTTGTATGCTCCAACTGTTTAAATAACGATTTTTAGTAAATTGCTGTTCTGTTGCTGTACTTTGTCCTTTAGGGTTAACACAGGCACTTAGAAAAGCTTGATTTTTGTGAGTAAAGACTCCATAGTAACCCGTATCTTTTAAATATTTAATTTTGGGACTTATGGTTGCTGGTGGGAGTTGTCTATATACAATGAGGTGTGAATTAATATTGCCATGATACTTGGCATAACGAGCTTCAACTTCTAAAGCATCTTTATCTTTGACATATTTATAAAGTTGTCCGGGATCAAACCCTGGACGTAACCCATTTTCTTTTTTTGGGATTAATCGCAGTTTTCTAGTTTCCTGTTGTTCCCAGTTTGATAAAGGAACTGTCTGAGGAAAAACAAAGTCAGTGGTTGATAGTTTTTTATCTTCAGCCGGAAACCAAATAAGTTTGAAAAGTACCCCTAAAATTCCCACCAAGGTCAAACCGAGTAAAGATAGTCTAATTTTTGGCCAAAGAATCGAAGATTTTGACAAATCTTGTGTATTATTGATCATAGTTTTTTTCTACCTGTAAGTCATCTTTTAATAAAACTTCTGGCTTGGGATCAGAAATGTCTTTACGAATATAGAAAAACCAACAAAATACACCAAACAGAAGAACTGACATCATAGAAAAGACCAAAGCTCCATCATCTCCATGCCAATAGTTAAATGTCTCTTTATCAGAATATCCTACAATCAAAGTTAAGATAGAAATCCGTATAGCATTAATTATAAATCCAATGGCCGGAGCGATAATTAAACAAATCAGTTTTTGCCGATAATTTTGGGGAAACATAAGCAAGAATAAGACAGCCGTAGAAAACATTAAAATTACTATTTCTATTCCTGCACAGCCTCCTAATACTTCTACTTTTCCGGTAGGTAAAGCAATAAAAACTCCTTCTCGATGAACATCATATCCAGCTATCCATAAGAAAAATGTAGAAAAAATAGCGGTTATTTTAGCTAAATTAATAGCGGTGAGAAACTTGTCAAATACCGGATATAAAACAAATAACCCTAAAATTAAAATTTCTTTCCAATATTGATGTAATTGTTTGACTCCAGAAGCCATTAAGCACAAAGCTATTCCACAAATAAAAGGTGAAAAATAAACTTGATAACCCGATGGAGATATACTTCTCAACAAGACCAAAGCAATTAACCCTATCCCAACCAGAGTAGGGAGTATTCCACTGTCTAATTTTAATTGATCTCGTTTATCCCATAAAAGAGAGGCGATCGCTAACCAAAGTAAAAGACTCATACTGAACAAATTCTGATCACTGCTTTGATCGAGAATGACTAAATGTAAACTAGCAATAGCAGCAGTGAGTCCTAGTAACCAATAGTTAGGCTTTTGTAATTGTCTAAGCCAATCCATAGTTATACCCCTAAAAAGTTCTGGTTACTACTGTAGCAGTTTATTAGACCATTAGTGTAGGGTTTTGGGGATAGAAAAGTAAATTGATAAAAATTTTACATAATCTATAGCAGATTTTCAATAAATAGAGTAGGGATTTTTGAGTTTTAGAAAACTTTGTCAGAGTAACCGAGATCAGTTTTCTAGCAATTTATACAACAACTTATACAGTAAATTATACAAAAACTTATACAAAAAAAGAGGTTTCTAACCTCACTTTCTTATTGTCGAGCTAAATTAATCATAATTAATCAAAATCAAGTTTTTTAAGAAACTCCCTCGGATTTTTCAGGGAGTTTTCAGGATTTTCGGGGCTAATTAGGGCGAATGGCTTCTACTTTGCCGGCTAAAGCACAATGAATCACTTTACTAAGTCTTTCCGTCTCACTATAAATATTAAA belongs to Gloeothece citriformis PCC 7424 and includes:
- a CDS encoding cyanoexosortase A system-associated protein gives rise to the protein MINNTQDLSKSSILWPKIRLSLLGLTLVGILGVLFKLIWFPAEDKKLSTTDFVFPQTVPLSNWEQQETRKLRLIPKKENGLRPGFDPGQLYKYVKDKDALEVEARYAKYHGNINSHLIVYRQLPPATISPKIKYLKDTGYYGVFTHKNQAFLSACVNPKGQSTATEQQFTKNRYLNSWSIQRTFLWLIGQEDLFDGRCLWTLMSVPISNYDPYLLVLEKDLEDEYQKLETAWVEWYRWWKNNLPSY
- the crtA gene encoding cyanoexosortase A yields the protein MDWLRQLQKPNYWLLGLTAAIASLHLVILDQSSDQNLFSMSLLLWLAIASLLWDKRDQLKLDSGILPTLVGIGLIALVLLRSISPSGYQVYFSPFICGIALCLMASGVKQLHQYWKEILILGLFVLYPVFDKFLTAINLAKITAIFSTFFLWIAGYDVHREGVFIALPTGKVEVLGGCAGIEIVILMFSTAVLFLLMFPQNYRQKLICLIIAPAIGFIINAIRISILTLIVGYSDKETFNYWHGDDGALVFSMMSVLLFGVFCWFFYIRKDISDPKPEVLLKDDLQVEKNYDQ